A stretch of the Archangium violaceum genome encodes the following:
- the ilvC gene encoding ketol-acid reductoisomerase, with amino-acid sequence MTTIYYDKDASLEPIHARKVAIIGYGSQGHAHALNLKESGVKVRVGLHAASRSRAKAEAAGLEVSSVAEAAQWADLIMILAPDQTQKQIYDADIAPHLTRGKALFFAHGFNIHYGQIRPPADVDVLLIAPKSPGHLVRRLYQEGKGTPALIAVHQDATGKAKALGMSYARAIGTTRAGLLETTFKEETETDLFGEQAVLCGGVTALVQAGFDTLVEAGYQPESAYFECLHELKLIVDLMYEGGMGWMRHSISDTAEYGDYTRGPRLINESVRAEMRKVLKEIQTGVFAREWILENQAGRPVFDKLREQGREHPIEDVGRRLREMMSWIRESKKDSSDPTAR; translated from the coding sequence ATGACCACCATCTATTACGACAAGGACGCCTCCCTCGAGCCCATTCACGCCCGCAAGGTCGCGATCATCGGCTACGGGAGCCAGGGACATGCGCACGCCCTCAACCTCAAGGAATCCGGCGTGAAGGTGCGGGTGGGGTTGCATGCGGCCAGCCGCTCGCGCGCCAAGGCGGAAGCGGCGGGTCTCGAGGTGTCGTCCGTCGCCGAGGCGGCCCAGTGGGCCGACCTCATCATGATCCTCGCTCCGGATCAGACCCAGAAGCAGATCTACGACGCGGACATCGCGCCCCACCTCACCCGGGGCAAGGCCCTGTTCTTCGCCCACGGCTTCAACATCCACTACGGGCAGATCCGCCCGCCGGCGGACGTGGACGTGCTGCTCATCGCCCCGAAGTCACCCGGGCACCTGGTGCGCCGCCTCTATCAGGAGGGCAAGGGAACTCCCGCGCTCATCGCGGTGCACCAGGACGCCACTGGCAAGGCCAAGGCGCTCGGCATGTCCTATGCGCGCGCCATCGGCACGACGCGTGCCGGCTTGCTGGAAACCACGTTCAAGGAGGAGACCGAGACGGATCTCTTCGGTGAGCAGGCGGTGCTCTGTGGAGGTGTCACCGCTCTCGTCCAGGCCGGCTTCGACACGCTGGTGGAAGCGGGCTACCAGCCCGAGAGCGCCTACTTCGAGTGCCTGCATGAGCTCAAGCTCATCGTGGACCTCATGTACGAGGGCGGCATGGGCTGGATGCGCCACTCCATCAGCGACACCGCCGAGTACGGTGACTACACGCGCGGACCGCGCCTCATCAACGAATCGGTGCGCGCGGAGATGCGGAAGGTCCTCAAGGAGATCCAGACCGGTGTCTTCGCGCGCGAGTGGATCCTCGAGAACCAGGCCGGCCGCCCGGTGTTCGACAAGCTGCGCGAGCAGGGCCGCGAGCATCCCATCGAGGATGTGGGCCGGCGTCTTCGCGAGATGATGTCCTGGATTCGTGAGTCGAAGAAGGACTCGAGCGATCCCACCGCGCGCTGA
- a CDS encoding GFA family protein — protein sequence MSNLRTYKGSCQCGAVRFEVDFDPSNGTTRCNCTICTKTAWWGVNVKPDAFRLLSGGEVLGDYSRHETMHARFCKVCGIRMFGHGDIPELGGAFYSVNLNCLDDADLSGIQIKYLDGLHDTWEQLAVAPYVDPFSAGKRADSPARA from the coding sequence ATGAGCAACCTCCGGACATACAAAGGCAGCTGTCAGTGTGGCGCCGTGCGCTTCGAAGTCGACTTCGACCCGAGCAATGGGACGACCCGGTGCAATTGCACCATCTGCACCAAGACGGCCTGGTGGGGCGTCAACGTGAAGCCGGACGCCTTCCGCCTCCTCTCCGGTGGAGAGGTCCTGGGCGACTACTCGCGGCATGAGACCATGCATGCCAGGTTCTGCAAGGTGTGCGGAATCCGCATGTTCGGACACGGGGACATCCCGGAGCTGGGCGGGGCGTTCTACAGCGTGAACCTGAACTGCCTCGATGACGCCGACCTCTCCGGCATCCAGATCAAGTACCTCGACGGACTCCACGACACCTGGGAGCAGCTCGCCGTCGCACCGTATGTGGATCCGTTCTCCGCCGGGAAGCGCGCGGATAGCCCAGCGCGCGCCTGA
- a CDS encoding helix-turn-helix transcriptional regulator produces MVQTSARLLQVLSLLQSRRFWAGGDLARELGVTERSVRRDVDRLRSLGYPVHATAGVGGGYQLGAGKELPPLPLEDDEAVAVAVGLRVAATGPVKGLEEAAVRALGKLEQVLPKRLRRRVAALQAVSVRLGDAAGPRVDAEALAVIAHACRDSELLRFDYSSREGTASERHVEPYRLVHTSYRWYLLAYDLDREGWRTFRVDRIGPGPRTGRSFKARPLPSEDVAAYVSQAVSTDAYKFRALVTVHAPSRVVSERLSGVAGRIEELDAERCLVHAGADSLEALAFYLGWLGFDFEVHEPKELIEHLRRLSERLARAAQR; encoded by the coding sequence ATGGTCCAGACGTCCGCCCGGCTGCTACAGGTCCTGTCGTTGTTGCAGTCCCGTCGCTTCTGGGCGGGAGGGGACCTGGCGCGCGAGCTCGGGGTGACCGAGCGCAGCGTCCGCCGGGACGTGGATCGGCTCCGGAGCCTCGGGTACCCGGTGCATGCGACCGCGGGTGTCGGCGGCGGATACCAGCTGGGCGCCGGGAAGGAGCTGCCCCCGCTGCCGCTCGAGGACGATGAGGCGGTCGCCGTCGCGGTGGGGCTTCGCGTGGCGGCGACCGGGCCGGTGAAGGGGCTGGAGGAGGCCGCGGTGAGGGCGCTCGGAAAGCTGGAGCAGGTGTTGCCGAAGAGGCTTCGGCGGAGGGTGGCCGCGCTCCAGGCCGTGAGCGTGCGGCTCGGCGATGCGGCGGGGCCCAGGGTCGACGCGGAGGCGCTGGCGGTGATCGCCCATGCGTGCCGCGACTCCGAGCTGCTTCGGTTCGACTACAGCAGCCGCGAGGGCACGGCGAGCGAGCGTCATGTCGAGCCCTACCGCCTCGTGCACACCAGCTACCGTTGGTATCTCCTCGCCTACGATCTCGACAGGGAAGGGTGGCGGACCTTTCGCGTCGATCGCATCGGTCCGGGGCCGAGAACCGGGCGTTCCTTCAAGGCCCGCCCGCTGCCTTCCGAGGACGTGGCCGCCTACGTCTCGCAAGCGGTCTCGACGGACGCGTACAAGTTCCGCGCGCTCGTGACGGTGCATGCCCCCTCGCGCGTCGTCTCCGAGCGGTTGTCCGGAGTGGCTGGGCGCATCGAGGAGCTGGATGCGGAGCGCTGCCTGGTCCACGCCGGCGCCGACAGCCTCGAGGCGCTCGCGTTCTACCTCGGATGGCTGGGGTTCGATTTCGAGGTGCACGAACCGAAGGAGCTCATCGAACACCTTCGCCGCCTGTCCGAGCGTCTCGCCCGGGCCGCTCAACGGTAG
- a CDS encoding SMP-30/gluconolactonase/LRE family protein gives MHRFPYKSLVTWMLMMSCQALAAPPPVYRQEVVVAGSPFQGVHGMAVDGKGHLLASNLLGQSVHSIDLASGAVSTLVGPPRGGADDVTLGPDGSVYWTGYFSGRLMRRTPDGKTRVLAKELPGLNSLAFRRDGRLYVTQLGRGDDALSEVDPRGIKPPRKILSGLGFLNGFEFGTDDRLYGPLLMKGQIARVDVDTGAIEVVAEGFAMPTAVNFDSSRENLYVVDAARGELVRVRVATGAKEVVAKLPTGLDNLAIGPDDQVYVSNMVDNDIRVVNPADGSIRPVVEARLSVPSGLAVAPDDPDESLYVADVYALRRVGGRDGKITQTTRVLSTRMTFPMNVSLGAKHVVLSSAYLGSVQVLDRASGEILRTLPNTNGVQGALELPDGTLLVAEATTGRLVRVDDAEPAGTTVLTEGLAGPVGLVADTEAKEPGVYVTEVRSGRVTRVRLSDGARRTVAKGLKAPEGIARHPDGGLIVAEVGRKRLVRIDPATGRSTVIASGLRIGLPESEGLPPGYIPTGVAVGGSGTIYLSSDIESALYRFVPVP, from the coding sequence ATGCACCGATTCCCCTACAAGTCCCTGGTCACCTGGATGTTGATGATGAGCTGTCAGGCCCTGGCCGCTCCTCCACCGGTCTACCGCCAGGAGGTGGTGGTGGCCGGCTCTCCCTTCCAGGGCGTCCATGGAATGGCCGTCGATGGCAAGGGGCACCTGCTGGCCAGCAATCTGCTCGGCCAGTCGGTCCACTCCATCGACCTGGCCAGTGGAGCGGTGTCCACCCTGGTGGGGCCTCCGCGGGGCGGCGCGGATGATGTGACCCTGGGGCCCGACGGCTCCGTCTACTGGACCGGCTATTTCTCCGGCCGGTTGATGCGGCGCACCCCGGATGGAAAGACGCGCGTCCTCGCCAAGGAGCTGCCGGGCCTCAACTCGCTGGCCTTCCGCCGCGACGGCAGGCTCTACGTGACCCAGCTCGGCCGGGGCGATGATGCGCTGTCGGAAGTGGATCCGCGCGGGATCAAGCCTCCTCGCAAGATCCTCTCCGGGCTCGGCTTCCTCAACGGCTTCGAGTTCGGCACGGACGACCGGTTGTACGGTCCGCTCCTGATGAAGGGGCAGATCGCCCGTGTGGACGTGGACACGGGGGCCATCGAGGTCGTGGCGGAGGGCTTCGCGATGCCGACCGCCGTCAACTTCGACTCGAGCCGCGAGAACCTCTACGTGGTCGACGCGGCGCGTGGCGAGCTGGTCCGCGTCCGGGTGGCCACGGGAGCGAAGGAGGTCGTCGCGAAGCTGCCCACCGGGCTCGACAACCTGGCGATCGGCCCCGATGACCAGGTGTACGTGTCCAACATGGTGGACAACGACATCCGCGTGGTCAATCCCGCGGATGGCTCCATCCGTCCCGTCGTCGAGGCGCGCTTGAGCGTGCCCTCGGGCCTCGCCGTCGCGCCGGATGATCCGGACGAGAGCCTGTACGTGGCGGATGTGTACGCTCTTCGCCGCGTGGGCGGGCGTGATGGGAAGATCACCCAGACGACCCGAGTGCTCTCCACCCGGATGACCTTCCCGATGAATGTGAGCCTGGGCGCGAAGCACGTGGTGCTGAGCAGTGCCTACCTGGGCAGCGTGCAGGTCCTGGATCGGGCCTCCGGAGAAATCCTGCGGACCCTTCCCAACACGAATGGCGTCCAGGGCGCGCTCGAGCTCCCAGATGGCACGCTGCTCGTCGCCGAGGCCACCACGGGCAGGCTCGTCCGTGTGGACGACGCCGAGCCCGCGGGGACCACGGTGCTGACGGAGGGCCTGGCGGGGCCGGTGGGACTCGTGGCCGACACGGAGGCGAAGGAGCCGGGGGTGTACGTGACCGAGGTGCGCTCGGGGCGGGTGACCCGGGTGCGCCTGTCGGATGGGGCCCGGCGCACGGTGGCCAAGGGCCTGAAGGCACCGGAGGGCATCGCCCGGCATCCCGATGGCGGATTGATCGTCGCCGAGGTGGGCCGCAAGCGGCTGGTGCGCATCGATCCGGCCACGGGACGCTCCACCGTGATCGCGAGCGGTCTGCGCATCGGTCTTCCCGAGAGCGAGGGCCTGCCGCCGGGCTACATCCCCACGGGGGTCGCCGTGGGCGGCTCGGGGACCATCTACCTGTCATCCGATATCGAGAGCGCTCTCTACCGGTTCGTGCCGGTGCCCTGA
- a CDS encoding SDR family NAD(P)-dependent oxidoreductase — MKVQNKVVVVTGGGNGMGRELVLALLSKGASVAAVDINASALEETLSLAGIHRAKLATYVANVTDRAAVEALPGQVISRFGTVDGIINNAGVIQPFVRLKDLDYAAIDRVMNVNLFGTLYMTKAFLPHLLARPEAHITNISSMGGFLPVPGQTIYGAAKAGVKLLTEGLNSELLGTNVRVTVVFPGAIGTNIAVNSGVMDSLQAMGDLKESSHKMLAPDKAARIIIDGIENNRYRVLVGADARFMDAVYRLNPQRAARFIYNQMSALLPK, encoded by the coding sequence ATGAAGGTCCAGAACAAGGTTGTCGTCGTCACCGGTGGCGGAAATGGCATGGGAAGGGAGCTCGTCCTGGCTCTTCTGTCGAAGGGCGCGAGCGTCGCCGCCGTGGACATCAACGCGTCCGCCCTCGAGGAGACCCTCTCGCTGGCGGGGATCCATCGAGCCAAGCTGGCGACCTACGTCGCGAACGTCACGGACCGGGCGGCGGTGGAAGCGCTTCCCGGTCAGGTCATCTCCCGCTTCGGGACCGTTGACGGCATCATCAACAACGCTGGCGTCATTCAACCCTTCGTCAGATTGAAGGACCTCGACTATGCGGCGATCGATCGGGTGATGAACGTCAACCTGTTCGGAACGCTCTACATGACCAAGGCGTTCCTGCCGCACCTGCTCGCACGCCCCGAAGCGCACATCACGAACATCTCCAGCATGGGTGGATTCCTGCCCGTGCCGGGACAGACCATCTACGGGGCCGCCAAGGCGGGCGTGAAGCTCCTGACGGAAGGTCTGAACTCCGAGCTCCTGGGGACGAACGTGAGGGTCACGGTCGTCTTCCCGGGCGCGATTGGCACGAACATCGCGGTGAACTCGGGGGTGATGGACAGCCTGCAAGCCATGGGCGATCTCAAGGAGAGCTCGCACAAGATGCTCGCGCCTGACAAGGCCGCGCGGATCATCATCGACGGCATCGAGAACAACCGCTACCGCGTCCTGGTGGGAGCCGACGCCAGGTTCATGGATGCCGTCTACAGACTGAATCCCCAGCGCGCGGCGCGGTTCATCTACAATCAGATGAGCGCCTTGTTGCCGAAGTAG